The region taattgtttttagattttttttttttatttgtaatgtattttaaaatataattttatatgttttccAAGGATGCGGCATTGgtaacttaaatttttttatgaagaatTTAAGACAAAAAAACTCCCCACGTAGCACAAGTTAAACGATAATCGTACagagaaataatttttgcacattttctatatattttttatatatcacttttttaaattaatcattaaatttataagacCTACAATGATctacatgtgggtcctacagatctaatgattaatttaaaaaggtgatgtacaaaaaatatacaatagATATGCATGTACTACATctcattcttatatataatgTTGCAATTTCAACTTTTATTAACTCAAGTTAATAACGGAATTATTCATTTCAAACAAATTATCATTATTCAATGCCACTAAATATAATAATCTCTTATTTTATAGGTAGATCAAAACAGCATCAAGCAAtccgtaattttttttaaaaaaaaattatagaaatcattttaaACCTATCTTTCACCTACGAATTTGCAAAAGAAATGGTTGGAAGATGaggcaaaaaataatatataacatgtacttcaaaaaaaaaaaaaaaaaaggtccgcATCTTCTCGGAGAAAATTCTATTATGTAGACCTTACTGACCATCTATCACCTTATGCAGACCTTACTTACCATCTATCGTCGTCCTTAATTTCCCGTACGAATCGCGAATTTTCCTCCCGCCATACCCAGACATAAGACATTTCACAACACCAAGAGGCAAGAGGCAAGAGGCACCGAGAAATCTAAGAGAGAAAACGAAGCTATGCTTCGGTTCTGCTTCAAAACCAGACGCCCTCTCCGCTGCGCTCTTCCTCGACGCTTTGCCTCGACCCAAAACCCCACCGAAGCCCCAAAAAACCTTGAAATTCTCCAACAAGTCTCACCGCCACCGATTCTCCACCACCGCCACGCGAACCCTCCGTCTCTGCGCCCCACCGCTTCGTTCTCTCGTGGCTCCGTCGCTGCCCTCTCGGTGACGCTAGTCTCTGCTCTTATCGCCTCCTACGCCCTCCTCGCCTCCGACGATCACGACCATCGATCCGATCACAGGTCCTCCAATCCGTTGTACAGTGGCATTGAGCACGCGGTCCAGAAATCCGGCGACTCGCTGAGGAAGATTTTCCACCATGCCAAGCAGACCGGCGTGGCCGCCTCGGTGCTCTGGCAGTCGCTGACGTCGGTGCTGTCGTCAGCCAACCACGAGGTGCGCTCGGGATTCGAGCTCAGGGTCGCGGCGCTGCTTGCCGACATTTCCGCAGCGAATGCAAGCCGAAGGGCGGCCATTGTCGGTGCCGGCGGAGGCGCCGTTGTGGACTGGCTGCTGGAGTCGGTGGCGGTCCCCCGGGACGGGTGCGGGACCCAGGCGGAATCGGCGAGGGCGCTGGCGTACTTGATCGCCGATCCTAACGTATCCGCGGCCGTGCTCGGGAGGCCTCGCGCTGTTCCGAATCTGCTTAGGTTCATTTTCTCGTGTCACCCTCAGCGCTCGAAGAAGGTGAGTTTTGCAAAGTATATTTAACGTATGTAATTCTTGCAAAGTAGAGTTGGGCTAGTGTTGGACAATTGGAGAATCCAATGCCTTTCTTCTTGGTGTGTGTTAGTTGAATCCATCACGGGAGTCAGGAGTGAAGTTTGAAGTGAGTTGTAATTGCATTCTTGGAATTGTATCTGAAATCGATGTGCATTGTCATGCTTCTCTTCGCTGTCTTGAAGAGTAAGCATTACAATCTCTTGATAGAAATGTGACAATCTGGTAGCAGAAACCCAGAAGTAAAGAGTGATGCTGATACTGATAAGCATTGTCTTATTGTCCTAATTTTGTGAGACTGCCTAGAGAATGCTTCCATGTTAGAAAAAAGCCATGCAATACAGATTTGCTGGTAACTTGCGGCCACCAAAAATTTTAGTTTCAAATATCTTACATTGGCTTAGATGTAAAAGTAAGACCTGGGGTTTGTCTATTTAATTAGATGATAAAAAGGGGGCTTTGTAGTTGGATTGCATGGAGAGCCCATAGAAGAAATGTGAGAATCCCCCTTTATGATGGATTATAtccataatatatattacattgaTGTTAACTACTGCCTGTATATGGCATTACTTAATCACCGTTCTAATCATTGATTCGTTTGGTTTGATTGTGCACTAGTGATTATTACTATGATAGTTATCTTAATGCTTTTAGTTCTTCTCTTCCAATTgatatgttgaatttttttgggaGCAGCAATCAAGACGTAGTTCATTCGATGTTTCTGATTCTTTGAAAGGTAGGAGCATGCTCGTGGCTGCCATTATGGATATTGTCACCTCCAGTTGTGATAGTTTAGACAAGGTACCCTTGAAGCCCTCCCTACCAGGGAATGCTGAAACTGGAGATATTGCCGCGGCCATTCAAGTTGTTGAAGAAGGTGGAATGCATTTGGATGAGCCAAATAGaaatgaagatgatgaagatggTGGGAGAGGAATGAAAGGAATTGGAATTAAAATTCTTGGAGGTACTACTGTTTTGGGGCTTTCTGGGACTAGTGGGCTTATGAAGTTGGGGAATTGTGATGCTAGTCATGTAGAATCAGCTAGGCTCACTCCTAAAGCTCTTGTCTTACAAAATAAGCATGATAGTTTGCTAGTGCAAGCCAATTTGTCTTCTGCTGTCGTTCCTGGTCTCTGGGATGATTTGCATTGTGAACATGTTGCTGTACCTTTTGCTGCATGGGCATTAGCAAATTGGGCAATGGCATCAGAGGTGAATAGGTCTCATATTCAAGAACTGGATCAAGATGGCCATGCTGTTATGACTGCTTTAGTGGCACCAGAGAGATCTGTGAAATGGCATGGCAGTTTGGTGGCTCGGTTGCTGTTAGAGGATCGTAATCTGCCCTTAAATGATTCTGTTTCTAATTGGAGTTATAGTCTTCTTTCTACTGTTTCTCAGGCAAGTAAACATGAGGACATTCCTTTAGCCCAGGTGGCTTTATCTGCTTTTTTGGTTTCTGTAGAGAGAAGCCGTGAGGCCAAAAAGATAGTGATGGAGAAGGGTCTTCATCTAATGAGGGACACCGCTAAACGAATGACAAAGCATAAGCATGTGCAAGACGCATTGGCAAAGACACTAGAATTGCTTTGTACTGGGGACACGCATTTATCTCTTGAAGAGAGTCAAAAGTGGTCTGGTATATTGCTTCCTTGGGTTTTCGGAAAAAATTCTTCTGACACTGTAAAATCATCTGCCATAAAGATCCTCTCTTGCATTCTTGAAGATTATGGACCATCTACTGTACCAATTTCTCAAGGTTGGTTAGCTATTATGATTACTGAAATCCTGGGTTCCACCAAGACATCATTAGTTAAAGGAAGCGCTCAGCCAAAAAGTGACAAAGTGAAGGTTTGGAGATTTCCTTTGTCTCATTGCTATTTAACATCAAACTGATGTTGAATGGAGAAAATTTGTTGGGTTATACTGCCTTGGTTCTAATTTTTTGTACCCTTcattagatttttttctttttctttttcttttctttttcttttttatgggtTAATTTTTCTCAGCGCTTTCTCTGTTACTATTTATGAAGTTTACTAACTTTTGCAGACCCAAATTGATCAGTCGAATATTCTTTCTGCTGGACAAATCGCTAATCAATTAGCTGGTGCCGTTGTTAATCTAGCAGGAAAGCAGCTGGGATCAGCCACTGGTTCTGTAGATACATTCCCTCTGGCAGATCTACTTTCTCTGGAAAATTTTACAGGACCActtaaaaatcttaaaaaagatAGCCTTGTTAAGTTCGATGCAGCTGATTCTGCATTGGCAACCCTTAAAGGGATCAAAGCACTGACTGAAATTTGTGTGGAAGATTCTATATCTCAGGACAAAATAACTGGTTTTGGGGTTCTATGCTTGCTGAGACGTTTTCTGTTGTGTGATGATTATGAGAAACTTGCTGCAAGTGAAGCCTATGATGCATCTAGAACATTCGAGGCACAGGAGCAGGTTGCAAGTGGTACTGGGGAATCAGCTACTTCTGATACAAATGATTCATCTAGTGTTCGTGTTCCACCAACAGCTCACATTCGCAGGCATGCTGCTCGCCTATTAAGTATCCTTTCGCTTCTTCCGAAAGTCCAGAAGGTTATTGTGGCAGATGAAACTTGGTGTAAATGGCTTGAGGATTGTGCAAATGGAAAGATTCCTGGTTGCAGTGATCCTAAGATAAAAAGTTATGCTAGAGCAACACttttacatatattttgcaATCACCAAATTGATAGAGACTCTTTGATTGGAACTCCTCCTGACACTAGAATTGCAAACAGAAATAACATTTGTCCCCGATATGATGACTTGGTATTTTTAATCAATCCTGAACTGCCTCACTGGAAGTGTCCTGAAAAAGTAGATGAGAACACTTCTCGAATTGATAAATCTTCCTTGGCTGAGGCTAATACTGTTGCCTGTGAGGTTACACCTGTAAACACAACCGCAAATGATGGTAACTTTTCTAGTTCTGTTGATGTGTCTTACATTGGCTCACAACCAGAATCGCCTCTGCTAGATGTTGTTTTTCTCCATGGCCTCCGTGGCGGGCCTTATAAGTCTTGGCGTATGGCTGAGGACAAATCCTCAACTAAGTCTGGCCTGGTAGAGAAGATTGATCAGGAAGCAGGGAAGCAAGGAACATTTTGGCCAGGTGAATGGCTTTCATCTGACTTCCCTCAAGCTCGCATGTTCACTCTCAAGTACAAGGTTTGTTTTGAGTCTGACAATAATTTAAGAGATTATTTTACTGGATTTCGTTACCAGTCACCTCTTCAAAATTTGTCCCCTTAATCCCTTGGTGAGTATAGTAGGTTTATGAAGGTGATCTCCAGGTTTTTTTCTTCAGCATCTAACCCACTATTGCATATTTATGCAGACGAATCTTACACAATGGTCTGGAGCTAGCCTGCCTCTTCAGGTTTGTACATTTTGGTTGACACTCAAGAAGCATCTTTATCTCATTTGAATGGTTAAGCCTGTTATGTTTGTTACTAGGAATCCATATCATCAATAAATTGCGAATTTTATTTATACTTAAGAGTTTTGGGGCATGGAAACTTCACATTGAGAGTTTTAGCTCATCATACTATTTTGCATTTTGAAGGCCGACTTGACCTAACATTGGCAGTTTTCTTACGTTGTTAACTTGTTATTAACTGATGATAAGTTAGTTTTTTTCACCCCAAGGGGAGGGGGAAGGAGAAATTAGAACTAGTGATCTCCACTTCATGAAGCGTGgtccccaaccgattgagctagtCATTGGGGTCATTATGGAGGTTAATgctttcataattaaattacttATATATTTAAAGAATCTCATCTTAGTCCATCTAGACCAATCCTAGGTGATACTACTATTCAGTGAAAATGATATTCAGATTTCCCTTCATATGAACAACAATGGAATCTGCAGTTCTCACAGTTTCTTTGCTCATTTTTGGTTGGCTTATAtatcatttactttccactgaTGATTGTTTTAACCTGCTTCCGCTGGAATTGCAGGAAGTGAGCTCCATGCTATTGGAGAAGCTTGTTGCTGCAGGCATTGGGAATCGACCTGTGGTGTTTGTGACTCACAGGTTTTATAGTTGTATTAGAAAAGAGATTGTGTGTGTTCATGCCAACATGCGTGCATTCATGTTTTTGCTTGGTCTTATTGTATggtcttgggttttttttttttttttttttaaacaagtcATTGGTATTTGATATGATCATTTGGATGCATCGgacttttcttttcccttgAGCTGTTGCACCGTCAACTTATTAACAAGCCTTTAAGTGATGTGAGGATGTATGTAACGTGTGTCTGGCATAAAGTTTTTGGTACCGTCCCCctttccaacaaaagaaaatggtaCTGCAGGAACTAACATTGCCAACCTTCCTACATTTATATACTCATTTTAGAAGTTACTCGCACAGGGGCACAAAAGAGGGGCTTCTCAGAaagtctctctttctttttcttttctttctttctttttttttgatgtagTAAGTAACATGACATATTTTTGggaagtttttcaaaaaatgatctTGCCTTCACATAGGCATAGTCATTCAACCTGTCATTCAACCTTCATCCTCAAGTTTATTAATGATTTCTGTCCCGAACAATAGGAACTTTATGTTAGTGGGTCTGGTTTAGTTAATAAATGTAAATCATCCCAAGTGTTTGTCATTTTGGACCGccttattgtttttgttttgaaaaaataagttTGTCAGTTAATTGgtgaagaattaaaaaaatgaactaATCCTGTGATTGGTAAAAGTTATATGCCTTCTAGAGTgaatatgaatttaaattttgcttCTGTTTGTTCACAGCATGAGTCTATATTtggtgtgtgtgtttgtgtgcatattatctatttttaatagattgacTTTCTCTTGTCTGCAGCATGGGAGGCTTGGTTGTCAAGCAGATGCTTTATAAAGCTAAAGCAGAAAATATTGATAACCTTGTGAACAACACCATTGGAGTTGTATGCGTCAATCAATAATTTTCACATTGCTGATGCTTCTATCACCCTTCAATGATTATTTCTTTATGATGCTTGTGTTTTCCCATGGTTTCAGGTGTTCTATAGCTGCCCACATTTTGGCAGCAAACTAGCAGATATGCCTTGGCGAATGGGCCTCGTGTTTCGCCCTGCCCCAACTGTTAGTATATGGTCTTTATAAACaaagctgtttttttttaacacttgaTGGGTGTTTTCTACTTTTATatcttagtttttttattttttttttatttttttaatgcaagAATTGATGTTAATAGCATTTGGTTCATGTTGTTTCTTAGATAGGGGAGCTAAGAAGTGGGTCTCCAGTACTAGTAGAGCTTAATGACTTTCTTCGACACCTTCATAAGAAAGGGGTGCTTGATGTTCTCAGTTTCTGTGAGGTAGTCCACAGTTCAGTTAAAATAGCGTATCTCTTcctcagtctctctctctctgagtttAAGAGTTAGCTACTGTTTTGCAGACCAAGGTAACTCCAATTGTTGAAGGTTATGGAGGATGGGCTTTCCGAATGGAAGTAGTACCAATTGAATCAGCGTATCCTGGGTTTGGTGAACTTGTTGTAAGTATGACTTTGATAAATATATCTCacttaaaacaaagaaaatgggGGGTCTTTCACTCAAATTATTGTAAGTTTTCAAAAGTCGGTGGACATGAGTTTTCAGTTTCTTTGCACATGTTTAGTGTTGGCTGTTTAACATCCCCATACGCTTCATGTTTCTCGTGGGAGTGTTTTTTGGATACAAGTCCTCCATTAGTGTTTGTggcatgcttcttttttttttttaatgaatgaattTCTATTAACACCAAACAGTAAGTACAAAACACTCTAGCAGAAATCCTGCTAGAACACCAAGACCAGCTGATCCTTACAACAACCGAAACAATTACAACTCACAAACTA is a window of Alnus glutinosa chromosome 4, dhAlnGlut1.1, whole genome shotgun sequence DNA encoding:
- the LOC133866412 gene encoding uncharacterized protein LOC133866412 isoform X3, whose amino-acid sequence is MLVAAIMDIVTSSCDSLDKVPLKPSLPGNAETGDIAAAIQVVEEGGMHLDEPNRNEDDEDGGRGMKGIGIKILGGTTVLGLSGTSGLMKLGNCDASHVESARLTPKALVLQNKHDSLLVQANLSSAVVPGLWDDLHCEHVAVPFAAWALANWAMASEVNRSHIQELDQDGHAVMTALVAPERSVKWHGSLVARLLLEDRNLPLNDSVSNWSYSLLSTVSQASKHEDIPLAQVALSAFLVSVERSREAKKIVMEKGLHLMRDTAKRMTKHKHVQDALAKTLELLCTGDTHLSLEESQKWSGILLPWVFGKNSSDTVKSSAIKILSCILEDYGPSTVPISQGWLAIMITEILGSTKTSLVKGSAQPKSDKVKTQIDQSNILSAGQIANQLAGAVVNLAGKQLGSATGSVDTFPLADLLSLENFTGPLKNLKKDSLVKFDAADSALATLKGIKALTEICVEDSISQDKITGFGVLCLLRRFLLCDDYEKLAASEAYDASRTFEAQEQVASGTGESATSDTNDSSSVRVPPTAHIRRHAARLLSILSLLPKVQKVIVADETWCKWLEDCANGKIPGCSDPKIKSYARATLLHIFCNHQIDRDSLIGTPPDTRIANRNNICPRYDDLVFLINPELPHWKCPEKVDENTSRIDKSSLAEANTVACEVTPVNTTANDGNFSSSVDVSYIGSQPESPLLDVVFLHGLRGGPYKSWRMAEDKSSTKSGLVEKIDQEAGKQGTFWPGEWLSSDFPQARMFTLKYKTNLTQWSGASLPLQEVSSMLLEKLVAAGIGNRPVVFVTHSMGGLVVKQMLYKAKAENIDNLVNNTIGVVFYSCPHFGSKLADMPWRMGLVFRPAPTIGELRSGSPVLVELNDFLRHLHKKGVLDVLSFCETKVTPIVEGYGGWAFRMEVVPIESAYPGFGELVVLESTDHINSCKPISRTDPSYKETLEFLQKMRARYK
- the LOC133866412 gene encoding uncharacterized protein LOC133866412 isoform X2, with the translated sequence MLRFCFKTRRPLRCALPRRFASTQNPTEAPKNLEILQQVSPPPILHHRHANPPSLRPTASFSRGSVAALSVTLVSALIASYALLASDDHDHRSDHRSSNPLYSGIEHAVQKSGDSLRKIFHHAKQTGVAASVLWQSLTSVLSSANHEVRSGFELRVAALLADISAANASRRAAIVGAGGGAVVDWLLESVAVPRDGCGTQAESARALAYLIADPNVSAAVLGRPRAVPNLLRFIFSCHPQRSKKQSRRSSFDVSDSLKGRSMLVAAIMDIVTSSCDSLDKVPLKPSLPGNAETGDIAAAIQVVEEGGMHLDEPNRNEDDEDGGRGMKGIGIKILGGTTVLGLSGTSGLMKLGNCDASHVESARLTPKALVLQNKHDSLLVQANLSSAVVPGLWDDLHCEHVAVPFAAWALANWAMASEVNRSHIQELDQDGHAVMTALVAPERSVKWHGSLVARLLLEDRNLPLNDSVSNWSYSLLSTVSQASKHEDIPLAQVALSAFLVSVERSREAKKIVMEKGLHLMRDTAKRMTKHKHVQDALAKTLELLCTGDTHLSLEESQKWSGILLPWVFGKNSSDTVKSSAIKILSCILEDYGPSTVPISQGWLAIMITEILGSTKTSLVKGSAQPKSDKVKTQIDQSNILSAGQIANQLAGAVVNLAGKQLGSATGSVDTFPLADLLSLENFTGPLKNLKKDSLVKFDAADSALATLKGIKALTEICVEDSISQDKITGFGVLCLLRRFLLCDDYEKLAASEAYDASRTFEAQEQVASGTGESATSDTNDSSSVRVPPTAHIRRHAARLLSILSLLPKVQKVIVADETWCKWLEDCANGKIPGCSDPKIKSYARATLLHIFCNHQIDRDSLIGTPPDTRIANRNNICPRYDDLVFLINPELPHWKCPEKVDENTSRIDKSSLAEANTVACEVTPVNTTANDGNFSSSVDVSYIGSQPESPLLDVVFLHGLRGGPYKSWRMAEDKSSTKSGLVEKIDQEAGKQGTFWPGEWLSSDFPQARMFTLKYKVCFESDNNLRDYFTGFRYQSPLQNLSP
- the LOC133866412 gene encoding uncharacterized protein LOC133866412 isoform X1 gives rise to the protein MLRFCFKTRRPLRCALPRRFASTQNPTEAPKNLEILQQVSPPPILHHRHANPPSLRPTASFSRGSVAALSVTLVSALIASYALLASDDHDHRSDHRSSNPLYSGIEHAVQKSGDSLRKIFHHAKQTGVAASVLWQSLTSVLSSANHEVRSGFELRVAALLADISAANASRRAAIVGAGGGAVVDWLLESVAVPRDGCGTQAESARALAYLIADPNVSAAVLGRPRAVPNLLRFIFSCHPQRSKKQSRRSSFDVSDSLKGRSMLVAAIMDIVTSSCDSLDKVPLKPSLPGNAETGDIAAAIQVVEEGGMHLDEPNRNEDDEDGGRGMKGIGIKILGGTTVLGLSGTSGLMKLGNCDASHVESARLTPKALVLQNKHDSLLVQANLSSAVVPGLWDDLHCEHVAVPFAAWALANWAMASEVNRSHIQELDQDGHAVMTALVAPERSVKWHGSLVARLLLEDRNLPLNDSVSNWSYSLLSTVSQASKHEDIPLAQVALSAFLVSVERSREAKKIVMEKGLHLMRDTAKRMTKHKHVQDALAKTLELLCTGDTHLSLEESQKWSGILLPWVFGKNSSDTVKSSAIKILSCILEDYGPSTVPISQGWLAIMITEILGSTKTSLVKGSAQPKSDKVKTQIDQSNILSAGQIANQLAGAVVNLAGKQLGSATGSVDTFPLADLLSLENFTGPLKNLKKDSLVKFDAADSALATLKGIKALTEICVEDSISQDKITGFGVLCLLRRFLLCDDYEKLAASEAYDASRTFEAQEQVASGTGESATSDTNDSSSVRVPPTAHIRRHAARLLSILSLLPKVQKVIVADETWCKWLEDCANGKIPGCSDPKIKSYARATLLHIFCNHQIDRDSLIGTPPDTRIANRNNICPRYDDLVFLINPELPHWKCPEKVDENTSRIDKSSLAEANTVACEVTPVNTTANDGNFSSSVDVSYIGSQPESPLLDVVFLHGLRGGPYKSWRMAEDKSSTKSGLVEKIDQEAGKQGTFWPGEWLSSDFPQARMFTLKYKTNLTQWSGASLPLQEVSSMLLEKLVAAGIGNRPVVFVTHSMGGLVVKQMLYKAKAENIDNLVNNTIGVVFYSCPHFGSKLADMPWRMGLVFRPAPTIGELRSGSPVLVELNDFLRHLHKKGVLDVLSFCETKVTPIVEGYGGWAFRMEVVPIESAYPGFGELVVLESTDHINSCKPISRTDPSYKETLEFLQKMRARYK